Part of the Candidatus Hydrogenedens sp. genome, TTATTGCTTCTTACAACACCGTTACGATGGAACATATAGCGGAGTTTTTTCAATCCTGCTGGCGGTTTACAGAAAAACGATTATTCGATTACAAACAGAACGCCTATTCCACATGGGCAAATGATTTTATGGATTCATGTGTTCGTAGAGGATTTTGTATGAAGAAAAGTTTACACCGATACGGATTAACTCCGCGTGGACAGATTGTTGCAACAAAAGGCGTTTCCCCTGAAACAGTGGAACAATTGGAGCAATGGCTAAACCTGATACGCGGTCGGGAACGAGATGATTTGGACGCTTTATTCATTTCATCGCTCACCCCGGACGCATGGCTACCTCAATTTGAACTGTCCCCAAACGAATTTCATTCGCAAATATATAGCCAACGGCTCAACGAATATCCTTTGCGAACTCCCTGGGATGTTATGACACCTTTGCAAAAGTTTCAACAAGGGTTAGCCGAACCGAATATTTACGAAGTGAAAGGACTGAAGATTGCCTTTGTTCTTCGGGAATGGATGAACGGGAAGTCTCTTTCAGAAATAGAAGAAGAATTTCGAGTTTCAGCGGGACAGGTAGTTCAGGCAGGGCTGCGTATAGCATGGATTTTAGATGTGCTTGCTCAATTGGCAGAAATGATGAGTATTGATAACCCTGACGATTTTCGCAAATTATCCGAACAGGTGCGATGGGGCATACCTGTTGAAGATTTATCGCTTGCCCGAAATTATGAGGGATTGCTATCACGAGCACAGATACTCTCCCTATACAGCAATGGAATATGCTCTGCAGAGCAAATTATAAAAGCACCTGTAAGTGAATTAATAAAATATATTCCTGAGGAAAAAATCCATACCTTAAAACAACTCTCCAGAAAAATACGCACAAAAAAATTTAATTCTTCATTACTTTCTAACTCATACCCACAAATAAATAAAAACTGTTCCGAGCAAACCTTCCTTTCACAAATACCCCCGCTACAAACCTCAAAAGACCTTCCCTATCAGCCCACTACAAAAAATATATCCCTCACACCCAAAGAACTAAATTTTTCTACTACAAAACCTGATACCCATGAACAACAAAGGAATATCTTATTAGCCCTTGATATGAAGCGTCCCGGAGAAGTCTGGCTGGAAGGAAAGAAAATTCATCTGCCCGAGAAACAATATCGGTTGTTGTGTCTGCTTGCAAACAATGTTGGTTGTTGCGTTTCGTATGAAGACATATACAAAGAACTCTGGAAAGATGTTATTGTTGAAGAAGCACAAATTGCTTTTCAAAAGTGCCAGCTCCTGCAAAAATTATGTTCTGTCTCCAAACGCTGGAAAGAACGATTACGCACCATTCCGAAACGGGGCTTTATTTTAGACCTGTCTCCTCATCAGATACATATAATCTCTAATAAAGCATAATTATAACCTTTTAAAAAATCAGTGAGGCGGTTCATTTATCATGAACCGCCTCACCTTTAAGTATCAGTACATCTTATTAGCGCTGGCGTTTCCGTAGCGTGAACACACCTGCCAGAGCACTCAAAGCACTGACCAGTGCAATACCAACAGCACCCGCAACAGGTATGCCACTGCCTTTCGTTAATGTCGCGACACTGCTATATATGACATCTGTCAGGTCATCACTTATCACACAACGATACTGACCTACATCATCTTCATTAAACGGTGTAAATACAAGCGTATTCGATGTGGCACCACTGATATTTCCACCATTAGTCAGGTTCACCCAGGCTTTTCCGCCTTCACCATCAGACTTCTGCCACTGATAGTGCAAGGTTCCTATACCACCTTCTGCGGTTACGGCCATGGAGAAGTTATCACCCGGTACCACTTCTGCATTGGATATATCTCCTGTTATAGAGATATGGTTAGCTATACGGACACGAGCCTGATTCGATGGATAGGTGCCATCTAACGCATTAATTCGCGAACGATACATGTAAGTGCCCGGCGCCAATATCGAAGGATCTACTTGAAGCGATATTGTATTCACAGGTTCAGGTGCTGGTACTGTGCCACTGGCTACTACATCATTGTCTCTTAACCACTCATAAGTATTATATCCAGGGATAAATATACCGCCTGTGTATGTGGCGTTCAATGTGAATGAGTCTGAATCTACATACGCATCTGCATTTTGCGGCTGCGCTACATACTGTAAGTAATCACCTACATACACCGTGCGTTCTACGGGTGTTCCGCTATTACCACTGTAATCTTTAGGCGTGTAGGTAATCACATACACTCCTGGTGTATTTACATCAACCGTGCCTACAACTTCAACAATCGGGGTTACCCAGCCCCAGCATGGGTCTTCTGCATCATAACCCGGTTCTACCCACGGTGTGCCTGTTTGCCATGGCAATGGATTTGCCCCTTGTAATGTTATGGTCGGCAAATCACTATCAACCACTTCTACCGTGCGATAAACAATCGTTGTTTGTGGATACTGCGGGTCATGGTCTGTCACTTTGTATTCAATCTGATAGGTCCCGGGTTCTGCAGAATTCACTTCACCGGTTACAATGACTTCACTGGTCAAATCACCATCTTCTGGGTCAGTGGCTACATAGCCCGGCTCGACATATTCTTCTTTACAACCGATTGTCATCGGGTTATCACCTAACAGTGTAATCGTCGGCGGCAAATTGGCAATTATCTTCACTGATCGGGTTATCTGTGTCGCAGCGTTGCCACTTAAATCGGTGTAATCATAAGTGACCACATAATCGCCTTCATCACCGGGTTGCAATGGACAATGATTCGGCACAACATCACCACCTACAACTGCCTCACCCGTGCCATCGCAATTATCGGTGAAGAACGCTCCTTCTTCAACATAGCAATCTACATTGATAACTAAGGTGATATTTTCTGCACCTCTTCTTGTAATTACAGGTGCTTCTACATCACGCACGGTTACCTGAGCCGGTGCCGATGCCGAATTACCATTCACATCATATACAGTCAGATTAACGGTCTGCGGTGTTAATCGGTCATCGCAGGTAAATGTGCTACGGTCAAGTTCAAGATGGTCAATACCACAGTTATCTGTGCTACCATTATCTACATCCGCAGGCACAATCGTCGCTTGATTATTTTCATCTAAATCAACTGTTATGTTCTTTGTTACCACTGTTGGTGGCGTATTATCTTGTACAGTTACGTTAGCCAGACAATTACTGGAGTTATTAGCCTGGTCTTTTACTGTCAGCTGCACCTGATTTTGACCTATATTGGCGCAGGTAAAGGTCGTCGGCGGAATCGTCAACTCACTTACACTGCAATTATCCGTGCTACCACCATCTATCTCAGCCGCTGTCAGTGTATACTCGCCATTGGCATCCAGATATACCGTAATATCTTTGCAGACTGCTGTCGGCGGTATAATATCATTCACCGTTACCGTAGCCTGACATGTCCCTTGATTACCATCATAATCAATAGCAGTCAAGGTCACTTGTGTGCTCGGATAATGCGAGCAGTTCAAAGATACCGTAGCCGAACCGCTTACCAGTAATTTCCACAAGCCACCCGGTATAGTACTACCCGCAGCATCGTACAATGCATTCGCTGGGAATGTAACATTACCTGTATTATCCAAATCCACGGAAATATTCTGACATACAACATTCATCGGGTCTTTCACCAATTCATAAGCACCACGGTCCGGACCCGCTGACTGCGGTCTCGGCACACCCTGAATATCATACTTCGGAGTTGCCAATGTAGACGCGTCTACAAATGGCGATGTTAAAGTTAACTTAAATGTCGGCGGCGGGAACAATGGGTCAAATTGCGGATTGGTTAATTGTGTTATATCTGTACTATTCACCGTCGGCGGTGAGCATGATGGATTGCTTGGCGGACAGAAGGTCTCTATGCATCCTGGTGCATTCTGCCAGAAGATACAACTGTCTATCGTTAAAGCAGAACTTGTGTTGTAGTTAAAGATTGCCGCACTTACCAGACCATACAAATCATCGGGACCTGATGGAGTTCCATTTATAGTATTTGACACGAATGTAGAGAACTTAATCACTGGGTCCGCCATATCATTAAAGATAGCACCACCACCACGCATCGGGTTACCAACATCTTGACGGTTGGCACTGTTCTGATAAAATACACAGTTCATTATCTGAGCGGCTGCATTGAAGGTACCATTGGTTTCATTTGCTATAGCACCTCCTGCTACCGCCGCTATATTATCATAAAATGTACAATTCGCTATCACGGGAGCACTGCCCCAGTTGTATATACCCGCACCTCGATATGTATGGTAATCGCCCGCTACTCCAACCGCACGACCACCACGAATATCAAAGCCATCTATACGCACTCCTACATTCGGTTCTGTCCCCTTACCTATCACTATTACATGATATGCAGGCACACCACCTCTCGATGTCGAACCATCAATTATCGTAACACAACGACGAACTGCTCGCTGAGCCCGTATCGTCTCTTGCTGTCCCGCATATCCTTCAAAGCCACCATACAACTGAACATTGTCTTCAAGCACTAAAGAACCATCTACTGCTGCTGGTGCACCCCAAGACACCGTCCGTAATTCGTTATATACATAACCTCCTCCGTTCGGTCCACCTGCTACCCATACTTCACCACCAC contains:
- a CDS encoding DEAD/DEAH box helicase, which translates into the protein MDIIETLLKSGFPEPLLKEYQKFCYELLPLQREVIENGTLFLEPHLLIHAPTSAGKTFLAELAMVHTYLQQGKSVYLVPLRVQAEEMFRTLRERYKRYGIQILISTSDYRHHDIRLEQGQFHIAVVVYEKMFQLIARQPSVLNKIGLMIFDDIDLIFDPERGVTADFLLTRCLGSSARCIALSACLSQPSTMAEWMKAKLIHSEIRPVPLKKGVMYNGIFYYLGETGQIEKEPIFDPSLSFENSYLQGIAEFIHRGETCLVFMKTRNEVRSLARELAEFLNLPPAEQAIERIKLLEPTRARDALLHAFQQGIGFHYSDLLSEERHIVEESFRKGEIRLLVATSTLAKGLNLPVQNVFISPEKWYYADRQGNGGNIPLSLSEYENMAGRAGRYGYTDQPARAILIANSEEEKDLLLSWYIQHSSRPTFLSDEIPPLNSPMLNVIASYNTVTMEHIAEFFQSCWRFTEKRLFDYKQNAYSTWANDFMDSCVRRGFCMKKSLHRYGLTPRGQIVATKGVSPETVEQLEQWLNLIRGRERDDLDALFISSLTPDAWLPQFELSPNEFHSQIYSQRLNEYPLRTPWDVMTPLQKFQQGLAEPNIYEVKGLKIAFVLREWMNGKSLSEIEEEFRVSAGQVVQAGLRIAWILDVLAQLAEMMSIDNPDDFRKLSEQVRWGIPVEDLSLARNYEGLLSRAQILSLYSNGICSAEQIIKAPVSELIKYIPEEKIHTLKQLSRKIRTKKFNSSLLSNSYPQINKNCSEQTFLSQIPPLQTSKDLPYQPTTKNISLTPKELNFSTTKPDTHEQQRNILLALDMKRPGEVWLEGKKIHLPEKQYRLLCLLANNVGCCVSYEDIYKELWKDVIVEEAQIAFQKCQLLQKLCSVSKRWKERLRTIPKRGFILDLSPHQIHIISNKA
- a CDS encoding DUF5011 domain-containing protein; translation: MSKKLSLTLISVLAVCVFMFATTPAQAHPYMYYNDTNNQYWGSLEQMASEMDNILDAMLVSLGLCPQWSQDCNGANSAFWRYVAGQDGPYWDQGDNGTQNMGASQPWNLVRKNDNPKIFDSRYFAFLDAVLDPNRNTNLPAATVNSIRTAFQNNIQRALQAELTINNVRITADVLGCDNDITRNITTNTTMTITIHAVKFCIVSYDVTFDVPSFFRSDRGGPLAEDADPRLDDALVNLIAAYMTLGDQRSVDYIYSFMGEMIRIVINELLDDIIRNMVKGVNDKKFVDQLIAAGPENWDFTPHPELYAPEPVSKATCYPFRATANVDFTVPVKVPDVATIDIRVRVTDVDICNSVRNFANTHVVGSAYSLQGTYLSVNNTSTGNLNGDGRRNFLTYTDTFATSNQNASVAEWALREDIFPNPIPIETQPVGRTTPPLTYGQDSWTLSVAVDNGDGTIWTVNNLPPTAPRFNYQWYYGSDPGNVTTTYPGGNVRVLSINPVNWIGSRYFRCLIADPYSKASTYSDTVEVKVEAPPIVITQQPQVNPTPPINALDPFTITCNATQTGGTLSYQWQIDRDFGGPLGWENVSDGDSDNVYNVTSATANDEGAYRCVITSTTFDNTATTGTVGVTVNVPQPVVTEQPVGGSIDVGDNWVFQCNGDITPSSPLTFQWQKNRVNIGSAIPGPGPVQLPITNAQPLDTGYYRCKITSTVYGSYVFTNEVYLGVGAPSGAVFRVDKMSPSPSDGLTWETAFHTIQEGIDAAAAAGGGEVWVAGGPNGGGYVYNELRTVSWGAPAAVDGSLVLEDNVQLYGGFEGYAGQQETIRAQRAVRRCVTIIDGSTSRGGVPAYHVIVIGKGTEPNVGVRIDGFDIRGGRAVGVAGDYHTYRGAGIYNWGSAPVIANCTFYDNIAAVAGGAIANETNGTFNAAAQIMNCVFYQNSANRQDVGNPMRGGGAIFNDMADPVIKFSTFVSNTINGTPSGPDDLYGLVSAAIFNYNTSSALTIDSCIFWQNAPGCIETFCPPSNPSCSPPTVNSTDITQLTNPQFDPLFPPPTFKLTLTSPFVDASTLATPKYDIQGVPRPQSAGPDRGAYELVKDPMNVVCQNISVDLDNTGNVTFPANALYDAAGSTIPGGLWKLLVSGSATVSLNCSHYPSTQVTLTAIDYDGNQGTCQATVTVNDIIPPTAVCKDITVYLDANGEYTLTAAEIDGGSTDNCSVSELTIPPTTFTCANIGQNQVQLTVKDQANNSSNCLANVTVQDNTPPTVVTKNITVDLDENNQATIVPADVDNGSTDNCGIDHLELDRSTFTCDDRLTPQTVNLTVYDVNGNSASAPAQVTVRDVEAPVITRRGAENITLVINVDCYVEEGAFFTDNCDGTGEAVVGGDVVPNHCPLQPGDEGDYVVTYDYTDLSGNAATQITRSVKIIANLPPTITLLGDNPMTIGCKEEYVEPGYVATDPEDGDLTSEVIVTGEVNSAEPGTYQIEYKVTDHDPQYPQTTIVYRTVEVVDSDLPTITLQGANPLPWQTGTPWVEPGYDAEDPCWGWVTPIVEVVGTVDVNTPGVYVITYTPKDYSGNSGTPVERTVYVGDYLQYVAQPQNADAYVDSDSFTLNATYTGGIFIPGYNTYEWLRDNDVVASGTVPAPEPVNTISLQVDPSILAPGTYMYRSRINALDGTYPSNQARVRIANHISITGDISNAEVVPGDNFSMAVTAEGGIGTLHYQWQKSDGEGGKAWVNLTNGGNISGATSNTLVFTPFNEDDVGQYRCVISDDLTDVIYSSVATLTKGSGIPVAGAVGIALVSALSALAGVFTLRKRQR